The window GTCGCGCACGATCAGTAAGGACCATTTGTCGCCCAGCGCGTCGAGCGCGCAGCTCATCGGGCAGTTGGACCTGCGTCTCTGCTTCCGCATCGGAACTCGCCTCTCAATCCGCAGTTCGTGGCCTGCTCGGGTGTTTACCGAAAATAGTTTGCGTTTTGCAAACTAAATGAATAACGTCGCCTGGTCAAAGTCAACCAAACGGAGGCCTCCAATGAACATATCGTTGCGCAACCGTCCAACCGCCCTGGTGGCCCTCTACTGGGCGGCAACGGCCGTCATCTTCCTCGTCTTCATGGGATCCGGCATCGCGCTGCTTGCCGGCGCGCCGGCAATGGTCGCGGGCATGGCACATCTGGGGTACCCCGCCTATTTCATTCCTCTCCTCGGCGTCTGGAAAGTGCTTGGCGCGCTCGCCATCGCCGCGCCCCGACTGCCGCTCGTAAAGGAGTGGGCCTATGCCGGCATCATGTTCGACCTGACTGGTGCGGTCACGTCGCGGCTTGAGGTCGGGGATACCGGGATGGATGCGGTGCTTCCGGCGCTCTTCATTGTGGCCGCTGTCGCATCCTGGACGCTGCGGCCGACCGACCGGAGGTTGGTACCCGCGGCGAGCGTGCACAGGCCGTGAGTTCGGCGACGGCAAACAAGCGGCCATAAGCCGGCGTGCTGCTGCCGGCGATGCCCGGAGAGGCAGCGGCACGTGCTCTCGACTGGCGCCGAACCCGGCCTGTGGTCGAGTCGGTCGGGCGCGTCCCGATCGTCGCAAAGACCTATTGCGGCGCGTGCGCGAATCGTATAGCCATATGGCTATGCAAATCACGCCCACGAATTATGCCGCCGAGCTGCGCCGCCATTTGGACGCGACGCCGGAGCTGGTGTTCGCCGCCTTCGCGGATCCGGCATTGGTGCGCCGCTGGCTTACGCCAGCTCCGCAGGTGAGGCTCGAGGTGCTGAGCTTCGATTTCCGCGTCGGCGGCGCTTACCGGTTCGCCTATCATGTGCCGGGCGGCGCGATCATGCACGTCAACGGTGTGTTTCGCGGCATCGAACGGCCGTCGCGGATCGCCTTCTCCTGGAATATCGAGCCGCCGGATGAGCACGCAGGCGTGCAGTCCGAAGTGCGGGTCGCGATCGCACCGGACGGCGATGGCGCGCTGCTCCACATCCGCCATGTCAAGCTCGATCGCATCGGCGCGCCGCAGCGCCATGCCGAAGGCTGGCGCGGCGCGGCCGAGCAACTGGCTGGGCTATTGAGGGAGCGTGAGAATGGAAGCTGACGCCATCGCGGCCGCCGTGCGCACAGCGCTCGCGGCCATTGACGAAGTCAGGATGTTTGGCGGCGCGGGTTTCATGCTCAACGGCAACACGCTGGTCGCCGCCTCGAAGCGCGGTCTCCTTGGTGCGGGTCGGCAAGGACGCGCAGTCCGCCGCGCCTGCGCGTCCAGAGGCGCTCGCGCGGAAAACGAGGCGGCAGGAAAGAGGAGGAAAAACACATGATGCGCTTCGGGCTTGCCGTGCTCGCCTATGTCCTGCCCACTTTCGGGCTCGGCTTTGTTTGGCATCTTGTTCTGTTCGATGATTACTACCGCGCGCTGCATATCTACCGGGACGACATCATCATCCCGTTCGGCCTGCTTTCGATGCTCATCCAGGGCGGCATCTTTGCGTGGATCTACGGCAGGACACTCGCCCAATCGGCGACGAGCTTCGGCTCACGCGCGCTGCTTTACGGCCTGTTGGGCGCGGTCCTGTCATGGAGCTTCACGACGCTCGCGGTCGCGGCGAAGAACATCATGACCTCCGTGCCAGGCTACCTCCTGATCGAAACGGGTTTCACGCTCGCGCAATGGATCATGGTTGCGCCGCTGACGGTTCTGGCGTTCCGCCGATCGGTCAAGGACAGCGCGCTGGCGCAAGCCTGAACCCATGGCCATCCACTACACGGATACGCTGGACCGCACCTTTCATGCGCTGGGCGATGCCTCGCGCCGGCGCATGCTCGCCGCCATCAGCAGGAAGGGCACCTGCTCGGCCGGCGAGCTGGGTGCGCTATTCGACAGCGCACAGCCGACGATCTCGAAGCATCTGCGCGTGCTCGAGGAGGCCGAGCTGATCGCAAGGCGCGTCGAAGGTCGCCGTCATGTCTTCACACTCGCACCATCGCGCATGCGCCAGGCGCAGCACTGGCTGGAGCGGCATCTCGCCTTCTGGGAAGGCAGCCTGGATCAGCTCGAAGAACTGCTTGAAGAGTTGAAGAAGCCGCAGGGCAACGAAGACATGAATGAGTGAGCTGCCTACCTAAAGCAGGTCTCCCGAAAGTGTGCATTGGTTTCGGGACAAAAAGCGGGCGCGCCATTATTTCAAGTGCTTAGATGGATGCTGCGGGAGTCACGCTGACCTCGCGGCAGCCATCGTTCGATCCGCTCTCACGGAAGCGGCCAGGAACCTGCCGCCGATCAGATCGTTTCGCGATATCTGGCCAGATCAACCGGACGGAGAAGAGCTCGAAATTCGGCATGCTCGCAACCGCGCGGCACCGAACACCGGTCGGTCTGCCAGTTTAGGACTTGGCGCAATGTTGCATGACGTCGACTATGTCCTGCGAAAACTCGATTGGCTGCGCGCCGAAGGCATCTGGCCCAACGGCTTGCGGTATCTGTGGACCGATGCATTCGGCGTCGTGCTCTATGTCTCGCTTTACACAGAAACTGGCGAAGAGCGCTGGCTGGGCGCGGCCGACCAGCTGGTGGCCGATGTCGAGCGTGTGCTCGGCCGCCGGCGCGGATTGAGGATCGGCGAAGCGGCGGATCGCGATGGCCAGTATTTCCATTATCTGGCGATGTGGCTGTTCGCCTTGGCGCGTCTCGGCGATCTAAAGCCGGAATACCGCACGCGCGGCATTGCGCTGGCGCGTGACATTCACCCGGCCTTTGTGATCCCCGGCCGCGGCGTGATCTGGAAGATGCAGGAGGATCTGAGCAGCTCATATCCTGGCTACGGTCTCGGCAGCATGGATGCTTACGACGGCTACGTCTCTTACCGGATGCTCGATGAGGATGCACTGGCGGTCGAGATCGCGCAAATGCGTGACCTGATGGAGCGCGATTGGCGCACCCTCGACATCGAGCAGGACCTCGGCCTGGGCATGATGCTGTGGCTCGCCCATTTCTTTCCCGACGAGCCGTGGGCAGAGGCGCAGACGATGCGTTCGCTGCGAACCCTGGAAACGATGTGGGTCGACCCGCCCGGCTATTTCGCCCGCGCCCCATGGCTGGGCGATACCAAGTTCGCCTTCACCAATTACGGCGTTTCGCTCGGCCTGCAGGCCGCCGGTATCTGGCCGGGGCGTGTCGATAGGCTGAACGCCTTCTTCGAGGACTGGCGCTCCGGCGACGAATACGACCGCGAGGCGATCACTTGGGTGATGGCCTGCACCTCGCACCTTCCCGGCGCTTTTCTGACCCGGGGTGGTCGCCGTGCTTAACAACGGTGTCATCGGATATCAAAAAAGACGCCGAGATGGCCAAGTTCGGCCGCTACGCCGCGGCAGGGCACCTCTGCCATGTGGATCGCGCCGCAATTGCGCATGCCTGCGGCGGCTATAGGGAGCACGTGGACCGCGCGCGCGATCTCGATGCCGCGTTCGAGTCCGACAAACTGGCCTTGCTCGACGTGCTGACCGATCCGGAGCCCATTCGCCCATTGCGCTTCATGACGGCACGCTCGATCGGCTGGAGAACGGACGGGTGATCCAGAATCCAGTGCCATAGGGGCGTCGAGACGTTCTTTTGAGAATGCGCTGCGTGCACGGGATCACGCGACATCCTTTATGTGCTGGAACGAAACTTCAACGCTCCGCGCGAACCGGCCTGCGTGGAGCCACCACCATCGGCTGGAGCGCGGCGGCGCCGAAATCGCGCGCCGCCAGAAGCCCCTCGTAGTCGCTCGGCGCCGAATCGTTGGACAAGATAATTGAGCCTAAAATCAGTTGGGATGCTGGCGCATGTCACAATCGTCCAAACTGGCTCGTCATGGAGGTGTGAAACAGACTCGACAGGAGAAACGACATGCTGAAAAAGATACCATACGTTGCGCTGTTGGTAAGCGACCAGGACAAGGCGCTCGATTTCTACACGAACGTCATCGGTTTCGAGAAGCGGATCGACGCGCCAACGCCGGTCGGGCCGCGGTTCCTGACCATCGGCGTTCCGGGACAAGATTTCGAACTGGTTCTGTGGCCAGGTTCGCCAGCTCGAGCCGAGCTCGGTTCCGCGGTTTACACCATCGAGGTGGACGATTGCCGGTCGACTTTCGAAACGCTCGCATCGCGCGGCGTGAAGTTTGAGCCGGCGCAGGTGCTTGAGTTCCCGTGGGGCTACGCCGCTCGGTTCAAGGATCCTGACGGGAATCTGCTTCAGCTGCGCCAGGGCCGCGGGGCTGCTCAGCATTGAGCGAAAGCCACGAGCGGCGAAGTTACGAGATAGGTGGGCGGAATCATTTTATGTCCGGTGTCCGCATCAGCAAGCCTACGCCCAATGTGAGGACGCCAATCGCAAGCACGATAGCCCCGAGATAGGTCGAATAGATAAAGCCGTTCGGCGCCTTCGCGTCAGGACTTGCAACTGAAAGGAAGAAGCCGAGCGGCATCAGGATCGCGGCAATCGGAATGAAACTGCGGGCGATCCACTTCCAGAAGCCGGACAACGGCGTCTCGTCGACATAACGGAGCGCGACGAGCGACAGGACCAGAAGGACACCGGCATGAGCGTGTCCAGCCCGCCAAAGGTTCTGACGCAAAGGATTCGCCAAGTAGCTCGGATCATTGATAAGCATCGAAAGCAATGTGACGCCGCCGTACATCACTGTCGGCAAGAGAATGAGGAGCATTCCCGCCAGCCGTCGGGATTCGATTGTCATGGCCGTTTCGCTCCAGCTCGAGGAGCCGTCATTGGGACCGGGGCCGCCTTGTCGTCCGGAGCGGCGTCACCCACCTAACGTCTTGAGCGGTGAATGGTTTCCGGCGTTACGAGGAGATGCCGGCCGCTGCGTCCACTCGTCCATGAGCACGCGCGTGGGCATGGCAATGATGAGCGGCGGCACTCCAGCGACTGCGCACGGTTCCCCCGACTTCCGAATTATCCAGGCCTGATATTCTGGTTCAACCGGAAGAAATTGGTCGGGTCGTATTGCTTCTTGATGGCGGCGAGGCGCGCAAAGTCTGCGCCGTAAGCCTCCCGCACGCGCTCGTCACCCTCGTCGCCTAGATTGTTGGCATAGACGCCGCCGGTGGAGAAGGGTCTGACCGCGTTCCACAGGTCGCGCGCCCAGCGGATGTTGACCTCGTCATCGGCCGGATCGTCCCAGATGGCGATCGGGAAGCAGTCAAGCGCTGCATCGCGATTGGCGTAGGGCGAATGCGACGCCGGCACCCGAGCGATCGCGCCGCCGACCTGCTGCAAAACCAGCAGCGACGAGCGATTGGGGGCCTGCGCATAGCTGTTGAGCAGCGCGTCGATCGCACCGTCGCTGATCTCGCGCAGAAACTGCGCCTTCCAGTAATAGCGCCGTCCGCGAGGAAAGAGGCTATCGGCCGCCGATTGGATCTGAAGATAGGGAACCGCCTGAAGCCGGCTTTCGATGGGGGATCCGAATGCCATCAGCGGTGCGATGACGGCGTCGCCCGCTTCGGGTGCCCCGACATGGCAAGCCGAGATGCTGAAGGCTCGGTCGCCTGACGGCAGCGTAACCAGCGCGGCGTCGACGCTCAGCTCGTCCGGGGCATCACGCGAGAATTTGTCGTAAAACCGCATCGCCTCGCGCGCATGATCGTAGGCGTGCAGCACCGAGCCCACGAGAAGGTCCGGGCCGAGCGGATGCAGCCGGTATTCGAACGCCGTCACTATGCCGAAATTGCCGCCGCCGCCGCGCAAGGCCCAGAACAGGTCGGAATGCTCGGCTTCGCTCGTTCGCAACAGCCGTCCGTCGGCCGTGACGATGTCGGCGGCGACCAGATTATCGCAGCTCAGACCGTGCTTGCGCCCGAGCTTGCCGAAGCCGCCGCCCAGCGTGAGGCCGGCAATGCCGGTGTCGCCGTTGACGCCCATGGTCGTTGCAAGTCCGTGCGCCTGTGTGGCCGCGTCGAACTTGCCGAGGTTCAGACCGGCTTCGGCCCTGGCGATGCGGCGCGCGGGATCGACCGCGATCTTCTTCATGCGTGACAGATCGATCACCATCCCATCGTCGCAGACCGACAGACCTGCGACGTTGTGGCCGCCGCTGCGAACCGCCACGACACAGCCTTGCGACCTGGCATAGGTCACGGCCCGGGCGACATCACCGGAATCGGCGCAAAAGACGATTGCGGCAGGGCGTCTGTCGATCGCCCCATTCCAGACCCTGCGCGCCTGATCGTAGGCGGCGTCTGTCGGCAGCACCAGTTCGCCCCGCAAGCCTTGCCGCAGCTGTTCGAGCGCCGCGCCCGAAGAATGGGATTGGCCCAACAGCGCATCGATCTGTCGTGGAAGCTCCATCGGTATCGTCCCCGGTTCTCGGCGGGACGATGGTCTCACAGGGAAGCGACCTTCTGCAAAAGCGAAATTCTTGGCTGCCGGATGAGAAAAATTCATCTACGCTGCCGGCATGAGCAACCGCCCGCCGCTGCGCGCTTTGCACGCCTTCGAGGCCGCCGCCAGGCACGGCAGCTTCAAGGCCGCAGCGGCGGAACTCGGCGTGACGCCGACGGCAATCAGCCACCAGGTCCGTTTGCTGGAAGAAATATGCGGCCGCAAGCTGTTCCAGCGCCGGCCGCGCCCGCTCGTGCTGACGAGTGCGGGAGCGCGCCTGTTTCCTATCCTGCGCAACGGTTTTGATCTGCTCGCCCGCTCCCTTGCCGCAGTTGCCGAGCCGGATGTTCAAGCGCCGCTAAGGGTAACGAGCCCGAACGCTTTCGCGAGCCGATGGCTGGTGCCCCGGTTGCCGAAATGGCGAGAGGCCAACCCTGCCGTGCCGCTGGAGATCATCGGCACGGACGCGCTGCTCGATCTGCGCGGAGGCGCTGCGGATGTGGCGATCCGCTACACACGCCGCCCGCCTTTGGGCTTTGCCGCGCAGGAGATATGCCGCGATATCTTCTTTCCCATTTGCAGTCCCCGATTATTGACAAGCGACGGGCGAGCAATTGAGCGTGCCGCTGATCTCCTGCGTTATCCGTTGATTCATTTCGACTGGATGAACCGGGATCCGGATGCTCCCACCTGGTCCCGATGGCTGGCGACGGCCCGTTCGATCGATCCGGATCAGATCCCGGACAAAGCCTGGGATTTGAGCTTCCGCGAGGAACTGCATGCGATCGATGCGGTTGTCGCCGGGCAAGGCATTGCGATTTTGAGCGACGTCGTCGTCGGCCGTGAACTTGAAAACGGCTCGCTCGTCAAAGCGCATCCTTTGTCCTTGCCGGGCTACAGCTTTTATGTCGTATGGATGCACCACAGTCCGCGATCCACGGTGATAGAGTCCTTCCTGGCGTGGATGAGAGCCGTCATATGATACGAAGCTGGCGCGCCGGGTCGGCCCGAGGGATAGGCATTTCGGTCCCCCCTTCACCGACCTGTTTGATTTTATCAGCGCGTGCGGCGCCTTGCGCTTGAGAACGCGAACGCTGTCATTCCGCCAAGGCAACGAACCGTCGTCGTTATCCGCCCACAGTTCGACATAGGCTCAGTAGCTTGGTGGCTCTTCGGTTGCTCCGCCAAGCAACCTGACATTGAGCCGGCCGCCCGTGAACAGCATGTCGTCAAGGGCCTCCGCAAGATCCCTGGAGGTCACGACCTCTCCGTCGCCCTGCATGATGCTGGTTTGTGCGGCACGGCGCATAAGCTCTTTGATGAAGGCTGCGCTGACGCCCTTCGTACGCGCCACCGCCTCACTCACGATCTTGTCGGAAAGTTTCAGCCCACCGCCATAAAGGCGCACGAGCTTCTCCCGGCAGTCATCGTCCGGCAGCGGCACCTCGATGGCCTGGTCGATACGACCTGGACGCCCTGTGAGAGCACCTTCAAGTTGTTCGGGCCGGTTGGTGGTCAGCACGAACAAGATGTCTGCATTGTCCTTCAATCCGTCCATCTCGTTGAGCAAGGTATTGAGGAGGGATTCTTCGCACGGTCCCCCCATATTCTCGCGGTCGCGGGCAATGAGGTCCACATCCTCAATCACTACCGTCGCCGGCTGCAGCAGGCGTGCTAGTGTCATGTATTGCGACAGAAGGCCCATCTGGCCGGCAGTAATGATCAGCGTCGTATGTCCAGGGAGGTTGGCGGCGAGGTAGCGAATGGTGTGCGTCTTGCCGGTGCCTGGCGGGCCGTAGAGCAGGATGCCTTTGCGCGTCGATTGCCCAAGCCGCCTCAGCGCTTCTCGGCTCTCGATGAATCGGATCACGTTGCGATCGAGAAGCTTCAGGGTCTGTTCCGGCAGGATGATCGCTTCGCGTCGCACTTGCGGCAGGCGATGGACCATCACGCCTTTCGAGCGGCCCTGATAGTCCCCTTCAGTTTCGAGGGAAAGAACCTTGCCGCGGTAGGATCGCGCGGCATTGATGGCAGTCTCGAGCTGCGAGAAGCAGCGGTCCACAAGTGCCATACCATCCTCGCCGGCCGGCACGGCGATCTCGACGCAGGTCCCGGACTCGCGGCCGTATTCGCGGTGGAAGGACAGCACGACCGCGTAATGCAGGTCACCATCGCGATTGAGCCACAAACCGTTGTTGAGACATTTTATTGGCTCGCTCTCGCCGATATCGACATCTTGATATTGCGCGGCCGAGATGGTGACGGCGAACTGTCCATCTTTCGTCAGGGCGGCATAGGTCAGCGTCTCGTAACGATGTTGCTCGTAGAGGCCGAAGAAGCGAACGGGCGAGACTGAGAACAGTTTGTCGAGCGCTACCTGCACGTCGGCGCGCATATGACCGGGAAACTGGCGGGATGTTGTGACGATCTCGTCATGCGCCAGTCCTGCGAAATGCCAGGCGATTGCCTCATGGGCGTATTTGAACTTTTTGTCGCGCGAAGCCTGCGCCGGTTGGTCGGGTGAGGTTGCGTCCTCGGTTCCGCCAGGAGCGGCCGTGATGCGAAGTGGATGATCGGCTGCCTTGATGCGCTGCTGGGCCGTATCCAGCATCGCCTTCGCGACCGCGGAAGGATAGCTGCCGCACACAGCCTTTCCCTGCTGCGAGACCGTCGCGGTCAAGGCCTCGGCCTCCGACTCGGACCGGCTGAAGACCGAGCGAATCAGATCGGCGACAAACGCCCATGGAGTCTGGTCGTCATTGTGGATGACAAGTTGTAGTGCCTCGTCGGGTGTATGGCGCACTGTAACGGCTCGCTTTCTTAGGCTGCTGTGGGCCGACAATATCTGCGTCATATTGCATGATTTGTTAACAGATCAACGACCGACAGCTTGGGAACTATTCGGCTGGCAGTCGGGCGAGCGGAACTGCACGCCGCTGATCGTATCGCGCCCGTTGGCCGACTGCGGCTCGGCGCCCGTCGCGCTGACCGTCTGAGCTGGCGTCGCACTGCCAACAAGCGGCTACCGCGCCACAGTCAGCGCTGCAACCCCGGCAATCTCACAGATCAACCCCACGGATCGAGACTTCCATAAGGAGGTTGGTGAGCCGACGAAGTTCCTGTCCAGATAGCGTCTCATCTGCGCAGACGCTGGTGAACTGAGCCGCAAGTCTGCTGGCACCGCGCGCCTAATCGCCAATCGGTCGGATATCGGCATCGGCCACGCAATAGGGCGCGTAGCGGAAATCGCGGATGCCGGCGACCTGGTCGCCGCGCCATTCGAGCAGCATGAAGCCGCGCACGTCCCCATCCCCGTGCGGATCGCGGATCAGGATAGCCGGCTGGTTCTCGACGAAGCCGAGCGACAATGCCCAGTCGCTGATGCGGTCGTAGTTGCCGAAATAGGTCGAGGCCTGCTTCTTGCCGCTGAGGCGGATGCGGTTGACGACCTCGAGCTGGATGTCCTCGGCAATCAGCGCCCTGACCGCATCGAAATCGCGCGCGTTGAACAGGTCGACATAGCGGCGCAGGCGGCGTTCCTCGTCGGCTTCGAGTTTCGGCATGGGGGCTTCGTCCGGCACCGATGCCAGCGTTCTCAATTCCGCCCGGCCGCGATGCAGCGCCGCCTTGGTGGCGGCGAGCGTGGCGCTCGTCACCTCGCAGGCTTCCTGCAGGCTGAGGCCGAGCACGTCAACCAGGATCACGGCGCTGCGCTGCGCCGGCGAGAGCCGCATGAAGCTGCGCAGGCTGGTGGCCGCGGCAATCCGCGCGTCCGCGCTTTCTGCGGGGTCCTCTATTGTCGTCATGTCGGTCTCGATCATGCGCGAGCGCTCCCGCTGGCGGCGGCGCAGATGATCCTGCGCCGCGTTGTGAGCGATGCGAAAAAGCCATTGCTGCGGACGGTCGACCACCGCGCCGCCGTCGAGGGCCTGCAGCGCCTTCAGTACCGTCTCCTGCACGATATCCTCGCCGTCGATGACCGAACCGGCCATGCGGGCCGCGTAGCGGTGCAGTTTCGGCCGCAGGCCGGCCAGCATCGCTTCCAGCGCCGCGCGGTCTAGTTTTGCTGCGCTCATCGGTTTCCCTCTCCGCACGCGATCCGGCACGGCGCAAGGGCCGTGCCGGATATCGCTGGTCAGGCCGGCACGGTTTCGGCGGCGCCGGCCAGCATACGATAGTCGCCGACGATCTTCGCCGCCGATCTGGCAAGCGGCGTCGAGCGCCTTTCGCTATGATCGGCGCCGAAGGCCTTGAAGGCGTCAAGCTCTGTGATCGCCGAACTATCCTTGTCGAAGCCGACGAGATGGACGAATTCGCCATTCTCCAGTTCCAGCACGAGATAACGCACCGATTGCGGCTGCTTTTCGTTCAGCGCTTCGAACACCTTTGCCACCAGCGCGCGATTCTGCGCGATGCTGGCATCTTTCACGCCGTAGCGAATGAGGTTGTAGGCCATGGTTGGTCTCCTGTCTGGCAAGTCTGCACGAAGAAGACGTTCCATGTAGCCGAAAGGATTCTCTGCACCCGTCGGAATCTTTTTGGCCACCTCGATCGTCTTTCACCGTTGAGACCGCGTCGCGGTCTCCGCGATGAGGAGAGACATCATGCATATCCAGTTTGCCGAACTGCCGGTCTTCGACCAGGACCGCGCCAAAGCGTTCTACACCGGTCACCTTGCTTGCCAAGTCATAACCGACCAGCCGATGGGCGACGGCGGTTGGCGCTGGATCGAGCTGGCGTTTCCGCATGCGGTTACCAATCTGCATTTCATCAGGCGGCCCGACAATGCACCAGGCGCGGAGCCGGTGCTGGTTCTGGTCGATGAGGATGTCGAAGGGACGGTCGCGGCGCTGAAGGAGCGCGGCGTCGAGATCGTCACCGAGCCGCAGCAAGCGCCCTGGCAGCCGGGCCGCACCGTCGCCGAGTTCCGCGACAGCGAAGGCAACCGCATGATGCTGGCCAACCGTTAGAGCACGGCTCCCGAAAGTGTGCAGCGGTTTCGGGACTTAAAATCAAGGACCTGAAGCAGGTCGCGTGAATCCTTTTTCACGCGACATGTCAGGCGACCGCCTTGGCCATCGCCCGCCTGGCGCTGCGGCAAGCGCAGCGGTCGGATCAACGAGTTTAGGGCGTATAGGCCAGTGCCAAAATTCGTGGACGGGCGGTACAACGCACCAGCAAACGTCGGCCGGATGACGTGGCCGCTTCGCCTGATTTCAAATCCACGGAAATGTCATCGAATTCCAGCATTCGGCCGTCGAGCGGAAACGACGCCTTGTAAACTGCCTCTTTCGCCGCGAACAGCAGGCGGCCGCCTATTCCCTGATCGAGGTTGCCCAACCTGTCATGTGACGTGATCACAACAGCTCGGAGGTCGGGAGGCAATGGCAACATTGGCTCGACGTCGACGCCGACGCTTCTCACCGACGGACTTCGCATAGCGACCGCCGCGACTGCCAGCTCTTCGTCATGTGCGATGGAACCGACGATCCCCGGCGGCCACATGGGACTGCCCAAGGGGCCCCGGAGTACGGCTACATCCTCACATCGCAGGCGTCGCAGCAATTCATGCACGATCCTGCGACCCGCTCCACTCGCGGCACGAGCCTTGCGGTCGCGCGTGGCCATGGAATCGCGCTCCGCCGGCAGCAGGAACTGTTCGTCGCCGCCGCGAATGCGACGGCAACCGGTCAACAGGCCGGGCGGGCCAAGGGCTTTCAGTGCCTCGGCGACGGCTAGCTCGGATGGTGCACTGTCCGGCTGGATGGCCAACCCGTTATGGCCCCAGTTCGCGTACGGCGATCATCTCGTTCTCCTCGTCCAGCCCCTTCTCGACGAATCCGAAACTTGCATAAAGACGGCGCGCGGCCAGGTTTGCCGGCTCATAGCAGATCGAAATGCGGCGTACATGCTCCAAGCGCCCAATCTCTTCCAGCAGCCTCGTGATCGCGGCGCGGCCAAGTCCCTTGCCCTGTTCGCGGCGATCGATCATGAAACGGTAAATGGTTGCCTCATCGTCGTCTTCGGGCGCGCTGTACATCAAAAAACCGACGACGCGGCCGGTTGCGACTACGGCGCGAGCTATGGCTTCGTCGTCCTGCCGAGCCTCTTCCAGCGATTCGGCATTGGAGGCGACAAAGCCCTGTTGTTCAGGCATCAGTTCGAGATCGAGGACCGCGGATCGATTGCCTTCGCCGACAGGTTCAAGCAGAACCGGCTGTTCAGTGTTGCGCATTTCGGCGGAGCGCGTCACGGCGCCTGGCCGATTTTGATCGCGCGGGCATCTATCGGCGTCACGACGCTATAGAGCTTGGCCGGATTGCCGCGCCAAACAGTGTTGGGCTCGAGGACTTCGCCTTTCATCACGAAGCAGTCGACGTCAGCGACCGATCCTTCCCCCATGACTACCGCATAGTGGATGAAAGAGGAGGGGGCGAGGGTGCAGCCGTCGCCGATACGGATATAGTCGGACTTGAACGCACCTTCCTCCAGCGAATGCGCCTGGATGACGCAGCCCTCGTTGAGGGTCGCGTCGTTGCCGATCTCGACCAGCGACCGTTCGGTAATGATGCTTCCACCGTCATAGACGCGCCGCCCGACCTTCACGCCCAGCATGCGCAGGATGAGCGGCCTGAACGGGGTGCCGGTGAACAGGCCCATGATCGGCGAATCCGACAATTTCCAATGGCGTTCGTGCCGCCAGAAGACAGGGTCGTAGATTGTGGCCATGCGCGGCTTCAGCCGGCGGAACCCGAGGCTGGCGCGTTCGAGGAAGATGTAGAACGGAATACCAATCGCCGTGGTCAGCACCACCGCCACGAACAGAGCCGTCTGCCCCCATTCGGTATAGTAATTGAGCCCCCGGTCCCAAATGGCG is drawn from Mesorhizobium sp. B1-1-8 and contains these coding sequences:
- a CDS encoding DoxX family protein is translated as MNISLRNRPTALVALYWAATAVIFLVFMGSGIALLAGAPAMVAGMAHLGYPAYFIPLLGVWKVLGALAIAAPRLPLVKEWAYAGIMFDLTGAVTSRLEVGDTGMDAVLPALFIVAAVASWTLRPTDRRLVPAASVHRP
- a CDS encoding SRPBCC family protein, coding for MRESYSHMAMQITPTNYAAELRRHLDATPELVFAAFADPALVRRWLTPAPQVRLEVLSFDFRVGGAYRFAYHVPGGAIMHVNGVFRGIERPSRIAFSWNIEPPDEHAGVQSEVRVAIAPDGDGALLHIRHVKLDRIGAPQRHAEGWRGAAEQLAGLLRERENGS
- a CDS encoding ArsR/SmtB family transcription factor, with the translated sequence MAIHYTDTLDRTFHALGDASRRRMLAAISRKGTCSAGELGALFDSAQPTISKHLRVLEEAELIARRVEGRRHVFTLAPSRMRQAQHWLERHLAFWEGSLDQLEELLEELKKPQGNEDMNE
- a CDS encoding VOC family protein, producing MLKKIPYVALLVSDQDKALDFYTNVIGFEKRIDAPTPVGPRFLTIGVPGQDFELVLWPGSPARAELGSAVYTIEVDDCRSTFETLASRGVKFEPAQVLEFPWGYAARFKDPDGNLLQLRQGRGAAQH
- a CDS encoding FAD-binding oxidoreductase, whose product is MELPRQIDALLGQSHSSGAALEQLRQGLRGELVLPTDAAYDQARRVWNGAIDRRPAAIVFCADSGDVARAVTYARSQGCVVAVRSGGHNVAGLSVCDDGMVIDLSRMKKIAVDPARRIARAEAGLNLGKFDAATQAHGLATTMGVNGDTGIAGLTLGGGFGKLGRKHGLSCDNLVAADIVTADGRLLRTSEAEHSDLFWALRGGGGNFGIVTAFEYRLHPLGPDLLVGSVLHAYDHAREAMRFYDKFSRDAPDELSVDAALVTLPSGDRAFSISACHVGAPEAGDAVIAPLMAFGSPIESRLQAVPYLQIQSAADSLFPRGRRYYWKAQFLREISDGAIDALLNSYAQAPNRSSLLVLQQVGGAIARVPASHSPYANRDAALDCFPIAIWDDPADDEVNIRWARDLWNAVRPFSTGGVYANNLGDEGDERVREAYGADFARLAAIKKQYDPTNFFRLNQNIRPG
- a CDS encoding LysR substrate-binding domain-containing protein: MSNRPPLRALHAFEAAARHGSFKAAAAELGVTPTAISHQVRLLEEICGRKLFQRRPRPLVLTSAGARLFPILRNGFDLLARSLAAVAEPDVQAPLRVTSPNAFASRWLVPRLPKWREANPAVPLEIIGTDALLDLRGGAADVAIRYTRRPPLGFAAQEICRDIFFPICSPRLLTSDGRAIERAADLLRYPLIHFDWMNRDPDAPTWSRWLATARSIDPDQIPDKAWDLSFREELHAIDAVVAGQGIAILSDVVVGRELENGSLVKAHPLSLPGYSFYVVWMHHSPRSTVIESFLAWMRAVI
- a CDS encoding ATP-dependent Clp protease adaptor ClpS, with amino-acid sequence MRHTPDEALQLVIHNDDQTPWAFVADLIRSVFSRSESEAEALTATVSQQGKAVCGSYPSAVAKAMLDTAQQRIKAADHPLRITAAPGGTEDATSPDQPAQASRDKKFKYAHEAIAWHFAGLAHDEIVTTSRQFPGHMRADVQVALDKLFSVSPVRFFGLYEQHRYETLTYAALTKDGQFAVTISAAQYQDVDIGESEPIKCLNNGLWLNRDGDLHYAVVLSFHREYGRESGTCVEIAVPAGEDGMALVDRCFSQLETAINAARSYRGKVLSLETEGDYQGRSKGVMVHRLPQVRREAIILPEQTLKLLDRNVIRFIESREALRRLGQSTRKGILLYGPPGTGKTHTIRYLAANLPGHTTLIITAGQMGLLSQYMTLARLLQPATVVIEDVDLIARDRENMGGPCEESLLNTLLNEMDGLKDNADILFVLTTNRPEQLEGALTGRPGRIDQAIEVPLPDDDCREKLVRLYGGGLKLSDKIVSEAVARTKGVSAAFIKELMRRAAQTSIMQGDGEVVTSRDLAEALDDMLFTGGRLNVRLLGGATEEPPSY
- a CDS encoding RNA polymerase sigma factor, whose translation is MSAAKLDRAALEAMLAGLRPKLHRYAARMAGSVIDGEDIVQETVLKALQALDGGAVVDRPQQWLFRIAHNAAQDHLRRRQRERSRMIETDMTTIEDPAESADARIAAATSLRSFMRLSPAQRSAVILVDVLGLSLQEACEVTSATLAATKAALHRGRAELRTLASVPDEAPMPKLEADEERRLRRYVDLFNARDFDAVRALIAEDIQLEVVNRIRLSGKKQASTYFGNYDRISDWALSLGFVENQPAILIRDPHGDGDVRGFMLLEWRGDQVAGIRDFRYAPYCVADADIRPIGD